Proteins co-encoded in one Lasioglossum baleicum chromosome 3, iyLasBale1, whole genome shotgun sequence genomic window:
- the LOC143221745 gene encoding glyceraldehyde-3-phosphate dehydrogenase-like: protein MATVGINGFGRIGRMCLRACIEKNIEVKLINDPYITTDYMIYLFKYDSSHGSFPLRLECEDGNIIIEDKKIATSQEKNPNKIKWKDAGVVYVIEATGVFNTLDKAGLHMDGGAKRVVITAPSVDAPMIVFGVNEACYDPAKSKIVSSASCTTNCAAPLIKVMHENFDVIEVMISSIHALTPSQRILDGPIERGKLWRDGRGGVQNIIPTSSGAAKSLDKIIPDLKGKISAIAFRVPVPNVSLCDMTFRVNTPTTYEEVKDAMRTASEGSYKNIIGYTDEDCVSSDFLNTIYSCIFDSKAGIPQTSTFIKVVAWYDNEYGYAHRVVDLVEYMQKVDSGTITAQSPDEGATSSALDAVESV from the exons ATGGCGACTGTAGGAATTAATGGGTTTGGTAGAATAGGAAGAATGTGTCTGCGTGCCTGCATAGAAAAGAATATCGAA GTTAAACTAATCAATGATCCTTATATTACAACCGATTAtatgatatatttatttaaatacgaTTCGTCTCATGGATCGTTTCCATTAAGATTGGAGTGCGAAGACGGAAATATTATTATTGAAG ACAAGAAAATCGCCACATCACAAGAAAAAAatccaaacaaaataaaatggAAAGACGCCGGGGTTGTTTATGTAATCGAGGCCACCGGAGTGTTTAATACCTTGGACAAAGCAGGA TTACACATGGACGGTGGAGCAAAAAGAGTCGTTATTACTGCCCCTTCTGTCGACGCGCCGATGATTGTTTTCGGTGTGAATGAGGCTTGTTACGACCcagcaaaaagtaaaatagtaTCATCCGCTTCTTGTACAACGAATTGTGCAGCGCCACTTATTAAAGTAATGCACGAAAATTTCGACGTGATCGAGGTGATGATCAGTAGTATTCATGCGTTGACACCGTCGCAGAGAATTTTGGATGGCCCTATagagagaggaaaa TTGTGGAGGGATGGCAGAGGAGGTGTCCAAAACATTATTCCAACATCCTCGGGAGCAGCGAAATCGTTGGACAAAATCATTCCCGACCTGAAAGGCAAGATTTCTGCAATAGCCTTCAGAGTACCGGTTCCAAATGTATCTTTATGCGACATGACTTTCAG AGTGAATACACCGACGACATACGAGGAAGTAAAAGATGCAATGAGAACAGCTTCAGAGGGTTCTTACAAGAACATCATTGGTTACACAGATGAAGACTGTGTATCGTCTGATTTCTTGAACACCATTTATTCCTGTATATTTGACTCGAAAGCTGGCATTCCTCAGACGAGTACATTCATCAAAGTGGTCGCCTg GTATGACAATGAATATGGTTATGCACACCGTGTTGTAGATCTGGTGGAGTACATGCAGAAAGTTGATTCTGGTACGATAACTGCACAGAGTCCGGACGAAGGTGCAACAAGCAGTGCCTTAGATGCTGTAGAGTCTGTATAA